The sequence CCATCCTTTCTTTGATGACCCTGAATTTTCTTCCGTCTGGAGAAATCTCATGAGAGATTTAAACATTAACTTTCACATTGTTTCAATCAGATAAACAGCATAGAAATTATGTGCACGCTGCTTTTGTATGCTAAAAATGTGGCATGAAAGGATTTAGCAGAAAAGCTTTTTTATGCCAAAACAACAgtattttctctttatttgaACAAAACAGAATCTGATTTGGGCAGCATGCAAGGATGCTGCAAATgcacataatatttttcattccAGATAGTATCTAAGTAAATATGCACAGTCTAGCAGAGATATTTCAAAATGATTGGTCGGATGTTGAAAGTTCCTTACGTTACTCTCTGTGACAGATTCTACATTGTTAACCTGAGAAGAATCCTCGTTTGATTCAGGAAGTGCTAAATCTTCATCATCCAAAAGACCTTCAAACTCTGACTTTCTGTTTCTCAAAACAGATTTTGGCTGGGCAAGTTCACAGTTATAAACTATTAACCTTTCAATTAGGGAGAAGAATACAACATAGTGGAATTAACAGCTTTAGTTTAGACGTACTGAGCATCTGAGCAGTACCCTGACTCGAAGTCCTTTTCTCCAATTCCTTTCATCATTCAAATTCTCAACCTGATGTAGTTAcatattctcatttttatcccaaagaaaaagaacaaatagCTTGCTTTACAACTCAGGATTATAACAATCTTGACATACCGCTTTCTCCGCTGCTTCTGAGCCCTCAAACTCCACAAGTGCATGTAGCTTGTAAGAGCATAAAAAAACGAATGgttcataagaaaaaaagattctCACCATAGCAACAACATGTTCATGGATTTAAGATTAGTACCTTGTTGCTCATGAAGAAATCACTTTTTGTGCGCGACGAATTGGATTCTTGGGGATGGCATATTCTGATGGTTTTTACACTGTTTGTAGAtggaaattattaatatacaacAAAGACCTGAAGATATACTAAAAATACTTGGACAAAGAAATAATGTATATAGATTCAACCTTCCAACCACACTAAATATCTTCTCAAGGTTTTGATGAGAATGATCTTCAGGCAGATTCTCCACCACAACAGTACGAGACTGCAAGGTGCATTAGCAAAGGATAAAAAGAAcggaaaaaggaaagaaggttttcaattttcatatcAATATCGTCAAACCATTTATCTAACAGAGAAATTACTACCTGCAGTTCTTCTCTGTCTTTCTCAGTAAAAGGGAGTTTACGTTTAACCTTCTTATTATCTTCACTTACAACCTTCAAAGCCAAGGTAATAGATGGTCAGTGTAAATGTGACAGCGTGTTGgctttaaaaattagaaaagaaaggcGAAAACTAAGCCAAACTCACGAGTTTCGAAGAGGACTGAAGTGCTTGGGCAAGCAAATGATTGTTATTAACAAGGgacttcattttctttgtgGAGGCAATAACAGATATCGGCACTGTATTAGGAGCCAAAAGGTGTAAATGAGTTAATGTTGTTTTAATCAGAAATGTAATAAACTTCTATTTATAGgttcacaagaaaagaaaacctttCCAATGATCCTTACCATAACCTTCAGGATCTTTACTTATGTGTTTTGACATGGATTCATTTGCAAGAAGACTCATGTCACCGAACTGATACTCCACCTATTTTACACACAAAACATGATCAACTTTTGAGATTCTCAATGTGTCTTATAACGAACAAAATACGCTTTCGACATCAATGTTGCAGGATTAAGGTATACAAGAAGCAACACCTTAATACAATGAAAAACAACAGCCTATTTCGATTGAATGAATTACAATTCCGTTACTGTCCAAAATGTGCAGATAATGGGAAATGCTATTACAGTATGCAACCAAAAACAAAATGCATGTAAACGGGTTAGGATGCTTTTCTCATAGCGAAGCCCAATTTAGGCGTTTACAGTACAAGACAATCCGCCAGGCCAATTAATTGATACTAATAATGCATATGTTATTAATCGAACACTGATATGAATGGAACAATAgctgattaaaaaaaaaaaaaaagcaaacatTCAAGTTACAATCATTGTCCACACGATCTCCTGACCACCTGAACtgattattaaaaaacatTTGGGCTTGATCTAAATCAACCATTAGTTTTAATTCATCGAGGCAAGCAATGATGCCATGCTACAATGAGACAAGGATGGCTCAAAATTAATCATTAAGAGTTGAACCATGAATTCAAATATGAATTAGGATAacgaaagaaagaaagagagaaagaaggaaacccaaaagaaagagcaacaaatcttgaaaagaaaagggaaccTGTTTGAGGATCTTTTGGCGAAGATCATCGGTAAGAAGAGTAGTCTTGTTAGAGGAATTAGGAAAAGCAAGGTTAGGATTAGAAATCAAATAAGTAGCAGCAGCATTATGAGGGTCTTGATCTCCAACAAAGAACCAATCAGATCCACTTGCAGCACCAAGGTAATGAAAGCATGGGTAAAAATAACCAGAAATGGGAATCTGGGTCTGATTCTGATTAAAGGAATGTGATCTTGGCACAAATTCAGGGGCTTGTGCATTGAATTTGAAAGAAACACCATTATTAGTATTACTGCTGCTACTAGTAATAGTACTCTCATTTAGTTTTGTTGACATTGTTGATTGTTTCAATTCTTTTGCAATAGAGgattcttgttcttcttcttcaatgtTTCCTTGGGGCTGTGCTTGTGCcatgattttttcttttcttttgattaattttgaTCCTTGTTGGTTGTATTTCTGTTTCTCTTCCTGAAGTTTAGTAACTGTATTGTGTGATATTGAATCCACGTTTCGCGCCCAGATAgcgagtttttatttttattttattacaaaagaCCGTTCCTTGTGGTGTTTGACCAGTTATTTGAGGTTTGGCGTTTGCCTATTTGCCACAAAAACCTTATTCTCTTTCACCATTTCTCTCTCCCCTCCCTCCAATCACAAAATTTAGTCCTTCCgatggatgatgatgatgatgattaattattattaatttttaccacattttattaatactgtCTCTTCAAATCACACTTTCTCATATCCAttctatttttagaaattctttttatcgGATTACTTCCCACAAGTATTAAACATGAGAGATTCTGAGTaatagataatatatattttattaaagagaaaataagaagaaagattaaaatataaatatttttcaaattcttttcttttatctttttcaagCAAAAACAGATTTTATACAAATTGACTAAAAAACACTTATAAAGTTtcttatttatctattttattttttgggtccaaaatttataattatactaatCGTTTATCCGTGCGTTACATGAccgattataaaattaaattgatagatacaatttaataaaatttttaatatttaatattaatttataatattttaaaaaataatagcaaactaattatttttaaatatctttaatttttagatttttaaattttattaatgtaataatataaaaattattttaaaaatagttattaattaattttaattaagttatattactatttttttaggattaaaattttattataattaaaaaaattagtttattattaaatataatattaaaaatataagttaagatgtaacttttaaaattaaaattattgtctaattaaaaaattaatttattagttaatataatattaaagataCAATCaatatgttgttttcttaagataaaattagtattattacctaattagaaaattatttattaattaatataatattataatataattaatatgttattttttaagatagaattagtattattatatgattaggaaatttttttataaatttaagaaactatttactaattaacacaatattaaaatataataaatttactattatttaggATTAGAGTCGGTGTTTTATTAGGAATgaaacttattaatcaataaatgaatagaaaaactataatatatatatatatatatatatatagagagagagagagagagattatATCTATTTACTCAAAATATTTAACGATTATATAAATCTTCTGAGTTTATTATGAACCAAgag comes from Ricinus communis isolate WT05 ecotype wild-type chromosome 5, ASM1957865v1, whole genome shotgun sequence and encodes:
- the LOC8283270 gene encoding la-related protein 6C isoform X1, translating into MAQAQPQGNIEEEEQESSIAKELKQSTMSTKLNESTITSSSSNTNNGVSFKFNAQAPEFVPRSHSFNQNQTQIPISGYFYPCFHYLGAASGSDWFFVGDQDPHNAAATYLISNPNLAFPNSSNKTTLLTDDLRQKILKQVEYQFGDMSLLANESMSKHISKDPEGYVPISVIASTKKMKSLVNNNHLLAQALQSSSKLVVSEDNKKVKRKLPFTEKDREELQSRTVVVENLPEDHSHQNLEKIFSVVGSVKTIRICHPQESNSSRTKSDFFMSNKLHALVEFEGSEAAEKAVENLNDERNWRKGLRVRVLLRCSPKSVLRNRKSEFEGLLDDEDLALPESNEDSSQVNNVESVTESNTEENSGSSKKGWAKGRGKGRGRGQSHGGRGLLAPSPQSVSSPQCEASAKHTSKGPRMPDGTRGFTMGRGKPLGTPTLASSMVE
- the LOC8283270 gene encoding la-related protein 6C isoform X2, encoding MAQAQPQGNIEEEEQESSIAKELKQSTMSTKLNESTITSSSSNTNNGVSFKFNAQAPEFVPRSHSFNQNQTQIPISGYFYPCFHYLGAASGSDWFFVGDQDPHNAAATYLISNPNLAFPNSSNKTTLLTDDLRQKILKQVEYQFGDMSLLANESMSKHISKDPEGYVPISVIASTKKMKSLVNNNHLLAQALQSSSKLVVSEDNKKVKRKLPFTEKDREELQSRTVVVENLPEDHSHQNLEKIFSVVGSVKTIRICHPQESNSSRTKSDFFMSNKLHALVEFEGSEAAEKAVENLNDERNWRKGLRVRPKSVLRNRKSEFEGLLDDEDLALPESNEDSSQVNNVESVTESNTEENSGSSKKGWAKGRGKGRGRGQSHGGRGLLAPSPQSVSSPQCEASAKHTSKGPRMPDGTRGFTMGRGKPLGTPTLASSMVE